The following proteins are co-located in the Haloarcula rubripromontorii genome:
- a CDS encoding DUF7554 family protein — translation MDRAKLDVDTLLKVVLVLIVIWLGLEVLETAVGLLGWLLGPLQPILGVVLVVLIVLWLLDRL, via the coding sequence ATGGATAGAGCCAAACTCGACGTGGATACCCTGTTAAAGGTCGTCCTCGTCCTCATTGTGATCTGGTTAGGGCTCGAAGTGCTCGAAACGGCAGTCGGGCTGTTGGGGTGGCTTCTGGGACCACTCCAGCCGATACTCGGCGTGGTACTGGTCGTCCTCATCGTCCTGTGGCTGCTCGACCGGCTGTAG
- a CDS encoding helix-turn-helix transcriptional regulator, giving the protein MGRTVGTLVVVFVAVALLVPTATGAGFDSLSQQSVDADVVVMTADVNPDGTADWTVAYRLRLDDDNATQAFEDLRADIQANPSAYTDRFESRMQRTAGAAENATGREMAIKNVTVTAREETFGQTYGVITYRFQWTNFASVSGDRIEIGDALSGLFLDSETSLTVRWPAGYQAASVAPQADERENASVTWRGQQTFGETEPRVIVSPRDSAGGDGGSNGLLVGGVLALVGIAAGAYALRRYGILGGDAPAEPPASMVDSDDSEAETAAGTDADAGTPPAELLSNEEQVLQLLESNGGRLKQQQVAGELDWTDAKTSQVIGGLRDEDKVETFRIGRENVVTLPDTDVTGGDGGGSDGADSGGETQ; this is encoded by the coding sequence ATGGGCCGGACCGTTGGAACGCTGGTCGTCGTATTCGTCGCGGTAGCACTGCTTGTCCCGACAGCGACCGGGGCGGGTTTCGACAGTCTCAGCCAGCAGTCCGTTGACGCGGACGTGGTCGTCATGACCGCTGACGTGAATCCTGACGGAACCGCCGACTGGACGGTCGCCTACCGGCTTCGACTGGACGACGACAACGCCACGCAAGCGTTCGAGGACCTGCGAGCGGATATTCAGGCCAACCCGTCGGCGTACACGGACCGCTTCGAGAGTCGAATGCAACGCACTGCCGGGGCCGCGGAGAACGCGACCGGCCGCGAGATGGCTATCAAAAATGTCACCGTGACTGCGCGCGAAGAGACGTTCGGCCAGACGTACGGCGTCATCACGTACCGGTTCCAGTGGACGAACTTCGCTAGCGTCTCCGGCGACCGCATCGAGATCGGCGACGCGCTCTCGGGGCTGTTTCTGGACAGCGAAACCTCACTGACTGTCCGCTGGCCAGCGGGCTATCAGGCTGCCTCCGTTGCACCACAGGCCGACGAGCGGGAGAACGCCTCGGTCACCTGGCGTGGCCAACAGACGTTCGGGGAAACCGAGCCGCGAGTGATAGTCAGCCCGAGAGACAGCGCTGGCGGTGATGGCGGGTCGAACGGGCTCCTCGTCGGTGGCGTTCTCGCGCTGGTCGGCATCGCTGCCGGGGCGTACGCCCTTCGACGGTACGGCATCCTTGGCGGCGATGCACCAGCCGAGCCGCCGGCGTCGATGGTCGACTCGGACGATTCCGAAGCGGAGACCGCTGCCGGCACGGACGCTGACGCTGGCACACCGCCGGCCGAACTGCTGAGCAACGAAGAACAGGTCCTGCAACTGCTCGAATCGAACGGCGGCCGGCTCAAACAGCAGCAGGTGGCCGGCGAACTCGACTGGACCGACGCCAAGACGAGCCAGGTCATCGGTGGCCTGCGCGACGAGGACAAGGTCGAGACGTTCCGCATCGGTCGGGAGAACGTGGTGACGTTACCGGACACCGACGTGACCGGGGGAGACGGCGGCGGGAGCGACGGAG